From the genome of Miscanthus floridulus cultivar M001 chromosome 10, ASM1932011v1, whole genome shotgun sequence, one region includes:
- the LOC136487338 gene encoding protein MAIN-LIKE 1-like encodes MEQFHLLDPTYEETHRGRLVALGQDLPHLRSRTHSGFLDIRYDDRYTPFLQRAGLDVISFQVRRGLPKFNSAAITALVDRWRPETHSFHLPFGEMTVSLQDCQKMLGLRIHGNPVEWEPYGGEDALLFQLSTVCGADDYFYRMR; translated from the exons atggagcaattccacctgctcgacccgacgtacgaggagacccacagaggacgtctcgttgcgctggggcag gaccttccgcaccttcgttctaggacccacagtgggttcttggacattcggtacgacgataggtacactcctttcctgcaaagagctggcctggatgtcatctcctttcaggttcgtcgtgggttgcccaagttcaactcagcggcgataactgcgttggtagacag gtggcggccggagactcacagcttccacctacctttcggggagatgacagtctcgcttcaggactgtcagaagatgctaggcctaaggattcatgggaaccca GTAgagtgggagccgtatggtggagaggacgcactacTTTTTCAGCTGAGCACCGTATGtggggccgacgactacttctataggatgag atag